A single region of the Drosophila kikkawai strain 14028-0561.14 unplaced genomic scaffold, DkikHiC1v2 scaffold_93, whole genome shotgun sequence genome encodes:
- the LOC138929622 gene encoding uncharacterized protein, translating to MTSFGAEVVQQSGYNPSYKVMASLYYHIFSKLHPNIQIQGQIHHRAGALLPPQNKDHKFLQIYFIGDSEVELNHRCAIFTATKREIIQKLQNLLHEHNELLRLFKTALDIMHYDEHKIIISADKRPTGSHARQFNAPTINEVAVVIVGENVESHDIVLKRRDNGQLQRVYETHRSYDALQYPLMFCRGEDGYHFNIKMVNPTTGEETNKKVSCMNFYAYRLMIRLDVDNHLLRYRRLFQQYCVDMYVKVETERLNFIRFNQSKLRSDEYIHLRDAIPTEGHPANIRFLTILPATYVGSPRHMHEYAQDAMTYVRNYGRPDLFITFTCNPKWPEITNLLLPGQTSSDRPDITARVFKQKITVLMDYIVKQKVFGAVRCWMYSVEWQKRGLPHAHILLWMFDKIRLDHIDSIISAEIPDKQTDPELHSIVTTSMIHGPCGVHNPESVCMKNGNCTKRFPRPLTAETISGNDGYPLYRRRSPDDNGKWIELMVKRNETNVTVIVDNRWIVPYCPLLSKTFSTHCNVEYCNSIKSIKYVCKYVNKGSDMAVFGIADPNANDEVTKFQLGISMFFTWPAIRSLFACGKAVIIIYFCTG from the exons atgacgtcttttggagccgaggttgttcaacaatcaggctacaatccaagttataaggtaatggcgtctctttattatcacattttttcaaaattgcatcccaacattcagattcaagggcaaattcaccaccgagcgggcgctttgttaccaccacaaaacaaagatcataaattccttcagatctatttcattggtgattcggaagttgaactaaatcaccgctgtgcaatttttactgcaactaaacgtgaaattattcaaaaattgcaaaaccttctccatgagcataatgaattgctcagattgtttaaaaccgcattggatataatgcattatgacgaacataaaatcattatcagcgctgacaaaagacccactggtagccatgcaagacaatttaatgctcccactatcaatgaagtcgcagtggtgattgttggcgagaatgttgaatcacacgatattgttcttaagcgtcgggataatggccaattgcagcgagtttatgagactcatcggtcttatgatgctcttcaatacccgttgatgttctgtcgtggagaagatgggtatcacttcaacataaagatggtcaatccaacgacag gagaagaaacgaataagaaggttagctgtatgaatttttatgcgtatcgattgatgattcgacttgatgttgacaatcatctgttaagataccgccgtttgtttcaacagtactgtgtcgacatgtacgtcaaagtagaaacggaacgtctcaatttcattcgttttaatcagtcgaagttgcgctcagacgagtacatccacttgcgtgacgccatccCTACTGAAGGACACCCGGCCAACATCCGTTTTTTGACcattctcccagctacttatgttggaagcccgcgccatatgcatgaGTATGCTCAAGATGCGATGACGTATGTCCGGAATTACGGACGCCCGGATTTATTCATCACCTTCACATGCAATCCGAAATGGCCCGAAATTACCAATTTGTTGCTTCCAGGACAAACATCCAGCGATCGACCTGACATCACTGCACGAGTATTCAAGCAGAAGATCACAGTACTTATGGATTACATTGTTAAGCAGAAGGTTTTTGGCGCAGTTCGTTGTTGGATGTACTCGGTTGAGTGGCAAAAGCGTGGCTTACCACATGCGCACATTCTGCTCTGGATGTTCGACAAGATCCGACTAGATCATATTGATTCGATTATTTCAGCCGAAATACCAGATAAGCAAACTGATCCCGAGCTGCATTCCATTGTGACAACGAGCATGATCCATGGCCCTTGCGGAGTCCACAACCCAGAGTCAGTATGCATGAAAAACGGAAACTGCACAAAACGATTTCCCCGTCCGTTGACGGCTGAAACAATCAGTGGAAACGATGGATATCCATTGTATAGGCGTCGTTCTCCAGATGATAACGGCAAATGGATCGAATTAATGGTGAAACGTAACGAAACAAACGTAACAGTAATCGTGGATAACCGCTGGATCGTTCCATATTGCCCGCTTTTGTCGAAAACGTTCTCAACGCATTGCAATGTTGAGTACTGCAACTCTATCAAATCCATCAAATACGTTTGCAAATATGTGAACAAAGGGAGCGACATGGCGGTGTTTGGCATTGCTGATCCGAATGCAAACGACGAGGTGACGAAATTTCAACTTGGAATATccatgtttttcacatggccagctatacgtagcctgttcgcgtgtgggaaagccgtcatcattatttatttttgcacaggataa